In the genome of Streptomyces pactum, one region contains:
- a CDS encoding polyprenyl synthetase family protein: MTVVGPFGLSVRDQTLEADIQAGLVAVEEGLLGATKSDVPFITEAAQHLVRAGGKRFRPLLVMLAAQFGDPHAPGIVPSAVVVELTHLATLYHDDVMDEAAVRRGVPSANARWGNSVAVLTGDFLFARASHILADLGPEAVRVQAEAFERLVTGQILETAGPRDGRDPIEHYLDVIAGKTGSLIAVSGRFGAMMSGADESVTNILTQYGERLGVAFQLADDVLDIASDSHESGKTPGTDLREGIPTLPVLRLRARAEATGSAEDRELCALLDGDLSDDGRHAEVLRRLREHPALEQARQDTIRYAEEARAMLWPLPAGPARAALEGLCDAVVHRAG; the protein is encoded by the coding sequence GTGACCGTCGTAGGGCCCTTCGGGCTGAGCGTGCGGGACCAGACTCTGGAAGCCGACATCCAGGCCGGTTTGGTGGCCGTGGAGGAGGGCCTCCTGGGGGCGACCAAGAGCGACGTGCCGTTCATCACGGAAGCCGCGCAGCACCTGGTGCGCGCCGGGGGCAAGCGGTTCCGGCCGCTGCTGGTGATGCTGGCCGCGCAGTTCGGCGACCCGCACGCGCCGGGCATCGTGCCCTCGGCCGTGGTCGTGGAGCTGACCCACCTGGCGACGCTGTACCACGACGACGTCATGGACGAGGCGGCGGTGCGCCGGGGCGTGCCCAGCGCGAACGCCCGCTGGGGCAACTCGGTGGCCGTGCTCACCGGCGACTTCCTCTTCGCCCGGGCCTCGCACATCCTCGCCGATCTGGGCCCGGAGGCGGTCCGGGTGCAGGCCGAGGCGTTCGAGCGGCTGGTCACCGGGCAGATCCTGGAGACCGCCGGGCCCCGGGACGGCCGCGACCCGATCGAGCACTACCTGGACGTGATCGCGGGCAAGACGGGCTCGCTGATCGCCGTGTCGGGACGGTTCGGAGCCATGATGTCGGGCGCCGACGAGTCGGTCACGAACATCCTCACCCAGTACGGCGAACGCCTGGGGGTCGCCTTCCAGCTCGCCGACGACGTGCTGGACATCGCCAGCGACAGCCACGAGTCCGGCAAGACCCCCGGCACCGACCTCCGCGAGGGCATTCCGACCCTGCCGGTGCTGCGGCTGCGGGCCCGGGCGGAGGCCACCGGCTCCGCCGAGGACCGCGAGCTGTGCGCCCTGCTGGACGGGGACCTCAGCGACGACGGCCGTCACGCCGAGGTGCTGCGCAGGCTGCGGGAGCACCCCGCGCTCGAACAGGCCCGCCAGGACACCATCCGCTACGCGGAGGAGGCCCGGGCGATGCTGTGGCCGCTGCCCGCCGGACCCGCCAGGGCGGCGCTGGAAGGGCTCTGCGACGCCGTGGTGCACCGCGCCGGCTGA
- the fahA gene encoding fumarylacetoacetase, whose protein sequence is MPQQSPLDLPEGDPFGPHNLPYGVFTTADAPEHRRIGVRYGDHVLDTAAVAAMLGSPHTDLLSQPLLNPLMAAGRPVWDAVRAEVRGWLTDPAYQTTVEPMLVPLAEVTLHLPFEVADYVDFYASEHHASNVGRMFRPQDEPLLPNWKHLPIGYHGRAGTVVVSGTPVVRPLGQRLPAGADTPVFGPTQRLDIEAEVGFVVGTPTAPGERVPLTSFRDHVFGVTLVNDWSARDLQSWEYRPLGPFLAKSFATSVSAWVTPLAAFDAARTAPPARDLPLLDYLDDSATEPDGLDIRIEVALNGHPVSYPPFATMYWTAAQQLAHMTVNGATLRTGDLYASGTVSGPEREQRGCLLELTWSGRDPLELPDGTRTFLLDGDEVTLTAWAPGPDGSRIGLGEVTGRIAAATD, encoded by the coding sequence ATGCCGCAGCAGAGCCCGCTCGACCTGCCTGAGGGTGACCCCTTCGGCCCGCACAACCTCCCGTACGGCGTCTTCACCACCGCCGATGCCCCGGAGCACCGGCGGATCGGGGTGCGCTACGGAGACCACGTGCTGGACACGGCCGCCGTCGCGGCCATGCTCGGCTCCCCCCACACCGACCTGCTCTCCCAGCCCCTCCTCAACCCGCTGATGGCGGCGGGCCGCCCGGTCTGGGACGCGGTCCGGGCCGAGGTGCGCGGCTGGCTCACCGACCCCGCGTACCAGACCACCGTGGAACCGATGCTGGTCCCGCTGGCCGAGGTCACCCTCCACCTCCCGTTCGAGGTGGCCGACTACGTGGACTTCTACGCCAGCGAGCACCACGCCTCCAACGTCGGCCGGATGTTCCGTCCGCAGGACGAGCCGCTGCTGCCGAACTGGAAGCACTTGCCGATCGGGTACCACGGCCGCGCCGGCACCGTCGTGGTCTCCGGCACGCCCGTGGTCCGCCCGCTCGGCCAGCGGCTGCCGGCCGGCGCCGACACCCCGGTGTTCGGCCCGACGCAGCGCCTGGACATCGAGGCCGAGGTGGGCTTCGTGGTCGGCACCCCGACCGCGCCCGGGGAGCGCGTGCCGCTGACCTCCTTCCGGGACCACGTCTTCGGCGTCACGCTGGTCAACGACTGGTCCGCGCGGGACCTGCAGAGCTGGGAGTACCGGCCGCTCGGCCCGTTCCTGGCCAAGTCGTTCGCCACCTCCGTCTCGGCCTGGGTCACCCCGCTGGCGGCGTTCGACGCGGCACGCACCGCCCCGCCCGCCCGGGACCTGCCGCTCCTGGACTACCTGGACGACTCGGCCACCGAGCCGGACGGCCTGGACATCCGGATCGAGGTCGCGCTCAACGGGCACCCGGTGTCGTACCCGCCGTTCGCCACCATGTACTGGACCGCCGCCCAGCAGCTGGCGCACATGACCGTCAACGGCGCCACCCTGCGCACCGGTGACCTGTACGCCTCCGGCACGGTCAGCGGCCCCGAGCGCGAGCAGCGCGGCTGCCTGCTGGAGCTGACCTGGTCGGGCCGGGACCCGCTGGAACTCCCCGACGGCACCCGGACGTTCCTGCTGGACGGCGACGAGGTGACGCTGACCGCCTGGGCGCCCGGCCCGGACGGCAGCCGGATCGGGCTCGGCGAGGTCACCGGCCGGATCGCCGCCGCCACCGACTGA
- a CDS encoding PT domain-containing protein: MLKAVRLAGAAALAALLVSGCGSDGDDGKSAGGTDAPSRAEQSGAPAEGSGSDQGDLAGSYVAKAADGPVVLTIAGGKATVIAAGHTCTGDIRGKILDLKCADGDTDRTMGLVKSSGGGKLTVDWEALSADDVFTKAASVPTDLPSGLPTDLPTDLPTDLPTDLPTDFPRELPDGLGG, translated from the coding sequence GTGTTGAAGGCGGTACGGCTGGCCGGTGCGGCGGCCCTGGCGGCCCTGCTGGTGTCCGGGTGCGGCAGCGACGGCGACGACGGCAAGTCCGCCGGCGGCACCGACGCCCCGTCCCGTGCGGAACAGTCCGGCGCCCCGGCCGAGGGCTCCGGCTCCGACCAGGGCGACCTGGCCGGCAGCTATGTGGCGAAGGCCGCCGACGGCCCGGTGGTGCTCACCATCGCCGGGGGCAAGGCCACCGTCATCGCGGCCGGACACACCTGCACCGGCGACATCAGGGGCAAGATCCTCGATCTGAAGTGCGCCGACGGCGACACCGACCGCACCATGGGCCTGGTGAAGAGCAGCGGCGGCGGCAAGCTGACCGTGGACTGGGAGGCGCTCTCCGCCGACGACGTCTTCACCAAGGCGGCGTCCGTCCCCACCGACCTGCCGAGCGGACTGCCCACCGACCTGCCCACCGACCTCCCGACCGACCTGCCGACGGACCTGCCGACCGACTTCCCCCGTGAGCTGCCCGACGGCCTCGGCGGGTGA
- the nuoN gene encoding NADH-quinone oxidoreductase subunit NuoN, with amino-acid sequence MTSTPLVHTLWTAAAPAQDKIPTPHIEYGRLSPVLIVLGAAIAGILIEALLPRRMRHPAQLFVAMVALASAFAAVVALAAGDHATTKAGIAAMGAIAVDGPALFLQGTILLVAVVAVLTFAERRLDPAAHGRPVDSFAPQAAAVPGGEAEQAAGKAGFTTTEVFPLLMFAVAGMLVFPAANDLLTLFVALEVFSLPLYVLCALARRNRLLSQEAAVKYFLLGAFSSAFLLFGIALLYGYAGTVRYAGIADVVDGEVERMTPALAQTMGNDALLLIGTAMVLMGLLFKVGAVPFHMWTPDVYQGAPTPVTGFMAAATKVAAFGALLRLLYVVLPGMRWDWRPVMWGVAIATMLVGAIVAVTQTDVKRLLAYSSIAHAGFILAGVIATNEDGVSSVLFYLAAYSFVTLGAFAVVTLVRDAGGEATHLSKWAGLGRRSPLVAAVFAVFLLAFAGIPLTSGFAGKFAVFKAAAEGGAGALVVIGVISSAIAAFFYIRVIVLMFFSEPKPDGPSVAVPSTLTSSAIAVGVAVTLVLGVAPQYVLDLASDAGVFVR; translated from the coding sequence GTGACCAGCACCCCCCTCGTCCACACCCTGTGGACGGCAGCCGCTCCGGCCCAGGACAAGATCCCCACCCCGCACATCGAGTACGGCCGGCTCTCCCCGGTGCTGATCGTGCTCGGCGCGGCGATCGCCGGCATCCTGATCGAGGCCCTGCTGCCCCGCCGCATGCGCCACCCGGCCCAGCTCTTCGTCGCCATGGTGGCGCTCGCCTCGGCCTTCGCCGCGGTGGTCGCGCTGGCGGCCGGCGACCACGCCACCACCAAGGCGGGCATCGCCGCCATGGGGGCGATCGCGGTGGACGGCCCTGCGCTCTTCCTCCAGGGCACCATCCTGCTGGTCGCCGTGGTCGCGGTGCTCACCTTCGCCGAGCGCCGGCTGGACCCGGCGGCCCACGGCCGGCCGGTGGACTCCTTCGCCCCGCAGGCCGCGGCGGTCCCCGGCGGCGAGGCCGAGCAGGCGGCCGGCAAGGCCGGGTTCACCACCACCGAGGTGTTCCCGCTGCTGATGTTCGCCGTGGCCGGCATGCTCGTCTTCCCGGCGGCGAACGACCTGCTGACGCTCTTCGTGGCGCTGGAGGTCTTCTCCCTCCCGCTGTACGTCCTGTGCGCCCTCGCCCGCCGCAACCGGCTGCTGTCGCAGGAGGCCGCGGTCAAGTACTTCCTCCTCGGCGCCTTCTCCTCGGCGTTCCTGCTCTTCGGCATCGCCCTGCTGTACGGCTACGCGGGCACCGTCCGCTACGCCGGCATCGCGGACGTGGTGGACGGCGAGGTGGAGCGGATGACCCCGGCGCTCGCCCAGACCATGGGCAACGACGCGCTGCTGCTCATCGGCACCGCCATGGTGCTGATGGGGCTGCTGTTCAAGGTCGGCGCCGTGCCGTTCCACATGTGGACGCCGGACGTCTACCAGGGCGCTCCGACCCCGGTCACCGGGTTCATGGCGGCCGCCACCAAGGTCGCCGCGTTCGGCGCGCTGCTGCGGCTGCTGTACGTGGTGCTGCCCGGGATGCGCTGGGACTGGCGGCCGGTGATGTGGGGCGTGGCCATCGCCACCATGCTGGTCGGCGCGATCGTCGCGGTCACCCAGACCGATGTGAAGCGGCTGCTGGCGTACTCCTCCATCGCGCACGCCGGGTTCATCCTCGCCGGTGTGATCGCCACCAACGAGGACGGCGTCTCCTCGGTGCTGTTCTACCTGGCGGCGTACTCCTTCGTGACGCTGGGCGCGTTCGCCGTCGTCACCCTGGTCCGGGACGCCGGGGGCGAGGCCACCCACCTGTCCAAGTGGGCGGGGCTGGGCCGCCGTTCACCGCTGGTGGCGGCGGTCTTCGCGGTCTTCCTGCTGGCCTTCGCGGGCATCCCGCTGACCTCCGGGTTCGCGGGCAAGTTCGCGGTGTTCAAGGCGGCGGCGGAGGGTGGCGCGGGCGCGCTGGTGGTGATCGGCGTGATCTCCTCGGCCATCGCCGCGTTCTTCTACATCCGCGTCATCGTGCTGATGTTCTTCAGCGAGCCGAAGCCCGACGGCCCCTCGGTCGCGGTGCCCTCCACGCTGACCTCCTCGGCGATCGCGGTCGGGGTGGCGGTGACGCTGGTCCTCGGTGTCGCCCCGCAGTACGTCCTCGACCTGGCGTCCGACGCGGGGGTGTTCGTGCGCTGA